CCCATATGTGCGGTGGTCCTGCTACGGGCGCTCTCGGAGTGACGGAAGAATTGAAGAATTTCATGCCCGGCCCTTTGGTGGATAAGGAAGATGACGGACGTTATATTTTGAGAGATCAAACGGAAGTCAGCATTGGTAAGGTACGGAGTTTTCACGGTGTAGCCCAAACTGTACTCCGCTCCTACGCCTGGATTATGAGCCTCGGACCGGACGGTCTGAAGGATGTCGCTCAGGTGGCGGTGCTGAATAACAACTATCTATATCATAAAATTGTTCAAATACGAGGAGCGAGTGCCCCGTATGTCCAAGGACGCCGTTTAGAACAGGTCCGCTACAGCTGGAAACAACTCACGGATGAGACTGGAGTGACGACGGAGGATATTACGCGAAGAATGTGCGATTTTGGCTTGCATTACTGGACCTCTCATCACCCGTATATTGTTCCACAGCCGTTCACACTGGAGCCAACGGAATCCTATTCCAAGGAGGATCTCGACGAATATATCCATGCGCTGGAGCATATCTCAAATGAAGCCTATACTCAGCCAGATATCGTCAAATCAGCTCCGCATAACAGTACGGTGCATCGCAATGACGAATCATCTTTGGACGACCCGAAACAATGGTGTATTACTTGGCGTGCATATTTGAAAAAAACACAGCCAGAGCTTCACTAACTGCATTAGCATGTACGCTGTAGCTACTCTTATTGTGCATATAGAGGAACATTAATATTACTCGTTTTATAAATAGACAGAAAAGCAGCGCCCCTCAACCGTGTTGAGGGGCGCTTTAATATGATTCTATAGCTTTCAGTGGAGTTAAGATAACGATCTCTCCGGTTCCTCTTCCCCGTTTACACCTATTTTCTTATTCACTCAGCATGGACTGTGTGAAACTGATCCACTCCCGGGTTGCAAAGGATAAATATCGGTCCTTCCGCCAAATCATGCCGAGCTGCCACGGAATCACAGGTTCCATCACAGGTATAATGCGCACACGCATATGATCCACCTCACGGCAGATCGTTTCTGGCAGCAAAGCCACACCCAGATTGGCCGCTACCATTGCACTGAGCAGGTCCCATTGGGAGCTCTCGTACACCACCCGAGGCTGGAATCCCGCATGCTGACAGGCGGCGATAATCCGGTCATGCAGCGCAAAATCTTCCCGAAACAGCACAAATGCATCATGCTCCAGCTCGCGCAGCGCGATGGACTCTTTGCCCGCAAGCGGGTGTGAAGGGTGTACGATCAGATTCAGTTTCTCTTCCACAAAAACAAAGTGGTCCACGAGTTCATCCACGGTAGGCAGAACGGAGACACCAATATCCAGTGCACCACTAATCACATCGGCCTCTACTTTTTTGGCACCGTCTTCGAAGAGCTGAATGGTTACCTGTGGGTAAGCTTTATGAAATTCACCGATAATCATCGGAAAAAAGCTCGAACCTATCATCGGCGGCAAGCCGATCCGCAGGTGTCCTTTCTTCAGATTCATCAAGTCATCCAATTCGGACGATAAGCTGCGAAATGACTTTTCAATCTCCAGCGCCTGCCGAAAAAAGACATGCCCTGCATCCGTTAACGCTACCTTCTTGCCATAACGATCAAGCAGCGTTACGCCCAATTCGTCTTCCAAGCTTTTGACGGTTTTGCTAATCGTCGGTTGTGTAATGAACAGCACTTCGGCCGCTTTGGTGAAGCTTTGCTGCCGCGCAACTTCCAGAAAATATTGCAAATGGCGGATATCCATCGTCTGATCCCCATCTCTCATAGATAAATGGAATGGTAAACATTCTTAATATGCATTTTACTCATGAAAGAATGCGATGTAAAATTTGTGATATCAAGTGAATCATTTTCATAATACATTTGTCTGCTTCAATCAGGGCTAGATATAGATCAAAACGATTCAATTGGTCTATATCTAGTTACTTAAATTCACTTTTAGTGAGTTATGAAATTGATTCAAACAATGCTTCCATTCATTTTCATAAACAACTCAAAATCATCACGTTCATTATACAAGGAGGGATTGAAGTGAAGAAATGGGGCCTTGGCATTTTGCAAGTTGCGCTCTTGATGGCCTTTTCACTGCTCATGGACCAGTTGGCCCGTGCTCTCCATCTACCTGTACCAGGTTCAATACTCGGTATGATCGTGCTATTCATTCTGCTTCAGACCCGGGTCGTGAAGCTGCGCTGGATCGAAATTGGAGCTGCCTGGCTGCTCGGTGAGCTGCTGCTGTTTTTCATCCCGTCAGCCGTTGGCATTATGAACTACATGCCCATGCTGGAGCAAGATGGACTGCAAATTTTGTTTATTGTTCTGCTTAGCACATTTCTGGTCATGGCCTGCACAGGCCTTGTTGCCACCCGAATCGCCAAACGAAAGGAGCGTCACACCGGATGATTGGATTCCTCTGTCTCTTGTTAACCGTCGGTATTTACTTGGTCGCCAAACGCATGTATCGCAACCTGCCCAAAGTGTATCTGTCTCCGCTGCTGATTACGCCGCTTCTTGTCGTCGGTGTGCTGCTCGCAACAGGCACGGATTACGCAGCCTACAGCAGTGGTGGTAAATGGCTAAGTTTGCTGCTTCAACCGGCAACGGTAGCCTTCGCTATTCCGCTCTATACATTCTTCCATGTACTCAAAAAACATATTTCCGAGATCGTCTTCAGCGTTATGACGGGCTCCGTTGTGGCGGTCCTCTCTTCTGCCCTGCTCGCCAAATGGCTGCGCCTGGACTCCGGACTCATTCATAGTCTGATCCCAAGATCGATCACGACCCCTATTGCCATGAATGTATCGGCTACCATTGGAGGCATTCCGGCGGTTACGGCGGTTTTTGTCATCATGACCGGTCTGCTGGGGGCGATTATGGGGCCATCCATTGTGAAAATGCTGCGTATTGATGGTGAGATTGCACGTGGAACGCTGCTTGGAACCGGTGCCCATGGAACAGGCACATCCAAGGCTTTTGAGCTCAGTTCACTGACAGGTACCATCTCCAGCATCTCCATGGTACTGGCCGCATTGTTCACATTAGCGGTTGCACCCGTGCTATCCAAACTTATTTTCCCATAATAGATGGAATTAACCCTATTTCTTGAAATATTATTGTTGTATTAAAGCCCTTTCTTCCTTACAATAAGGACAGGTTTTAATTGTGAATATTGCGGGGGAGATGCGATGAAAAGAACCGGAATGAAGAGATCTCTGGACCGCCTTGGACGAATTGTCCTTCCCAAAGAAATGCGGGATACGATGGAAATCCATATCGGCGATCCGCTCGAGTTTTTCATTGAAGGGAAAGAGTTGATTTTGAGAAAGTACAAATCAACATTGTGTATTTTTTGCGGTGATGTGGATACTGAAATGTATTTCAAAGAGCAATTCATCTGCCGGACTTGTGCAATTCAATTAAAACACCCGGATGACACTCCCGATTGGTTCGTTCCTCCAAACAAACAGGCTCCTGCACCCGTGGAGCGTCCTGCTACCGAATCCGCCACAGTCTCATCTCCCGCATGGGAAGAAGGGACTACAGCTGCCAACCATGAGTACCCGGACCTGCGGCCGAAGACGGCACGCATGCTGCAACAGATGAAGGAAATTGTTGAACAGAATCCTGGTTTGGCTCAACAGCAAATTGCGGAAAAGCTTGGCATTAGCCAAGGACGCGTCTCCCAACTTAAAAAACTACTATAATAGGAATTTATTCGATTATTTATTAATCAGGAGACCTTCCGTTTCAAGAAGTCCCGTTGCAAGAGAACCCTTTGAAATCCGTGGGTTCTTCTTTTTTTTGAGATAAACGTAAAAAAGACGACTACCGCTTAATCACAGTGGTCATCTTTTTCAATATTCGTTACTCCAGCGTCTAACTCTTTAGACCTGCACGAGATCCATATCCATTTCTTCTGCTTCCAGTTTACGCATGCCCATAATAAGAACGACAATGTTGGCAACCAGTAGCACTGCCGGGAAAGGAACAGCCGTATATTGTCCGTAAATCAGATGACTTCCCACAGCCCCAATCAGAATAAACGTCAATACTCCTGAAGCCAGAATACGAGTTCGTGGAATCAACAGACCCACCGCACTGAGCAGCTCTACTGCACCAATGAGATACATCGTCCATGTAGGATAAGAGAAACCTTCGAAAGTCTTCACCATCATCTCTGCTCCACTAACCTTGTTAACCCCCGCCATTACAAACACACCTGCAAGCACAACCAACGCAATATATCCCAAAATTCTTAAGCCTTTGTTCATATGTATAATCCTCCTGAAAATGAATGTCCATATCCATCTGTTGTATAAAAAGCAATCTATGTAAAAGTTACTGCGTAACTCTATTTTTAAAATGGGCAGTTTGCACTGCAAAAAAAGGTACGTGCTGAAATTATACATATTAATAATTATTAACTTACTTTTATGAAGTGAGTATATAATAATAACATTATTTATTCAAGTAATTTTTTGACGAATAGTGTATAATACATACAAAAGGTATGTTACAGTACATTTTGTAGTAACATGTTGACTTCATTGTCCCTTACTTTGGTCAGAGCGGCAGAAAGCCACGCACTTTTATATATACGAATATACGAAGAAATCCATCAATACTTGAATCGAGGTGAACACGTTGAAGCTGAGAAAAGTAAAATCACCAAGTCCCTGTCTCATTACTCAGGCCATGGATATCATCGGTAAGAAATGGGTACTGCTCATCATGTACCAACTGTTATCCGGACCGAAACGATTCACAGAGCTGGAAGCAGAAATGGCGATTAGCGGTCGGTTATTATCCGAACGTCTAAAGGAGATGGAAATGGAAGGTATCGTAACCCGGCATATGTATCCTGAAATTCCGCCCCGCGTAGAGTATGAATTGACGCCCAAAGGAAGAGCCATCGAACCCGTCATCAATCAGATTTACAACTGGTCCTCAGACTGGTTGAAACAGCAGCAGTCTACTAAGTAGCCAGATTCTGATTCATGTACAACACAAAGACGCCTGAATTGAACTGATCTTCGGATCAGTCCAGATTCAGGCGTCTTTTTCATGTGGTTATATTTCTGGTTACGTCATAAAAGGATTAATGAGAGAGATGTTTGGAGCGCTGAAGCTGTATCGGCAATCCCGAATCTGCCGAAACCAATGCCGCCGTTGTAATTTCCTGTGTACGGCAGGCATCCGCATAATCGGACAAAATCCGTGAACGATCTCCGGTACGAAGGGCGTGAATGAACGCTTCATTTTCCCGCTCATACGGGTTATGCCCTGCTGGAATCTCCAGACCTGCCATCGCATGAGGGGCAGCACTTGGCAGAAGAAGACGTTCAGGCGTCCAATCCCAGACTCCGGCGTCCGTGTAAAACTGGAGCCCTGCGCCGCCTTCACCATCTGGCAGCAGGCAAGTGTTGGCAATGCTCGCGATCGCCCCACTTTCTAGCTTAAGCGTTACATTCGCCACATCGGCTACCGTGACATGTTCGTGCTTCTCATGCATGCAGCGCTGGGCCGCTGCAGCGTATACCTCTGTCACTTCACCAGCACAGTACCGCAGCAAATCCACGATATGGGTCGTCTGTTCCACAAACTGCCCCCCGGATCCTTCCTGGCGACGCCACCAGGCGACTCCTGGCATTCCGCCCATCCAGCGCCCAAGCGCCATGCCGACGGTCTGCTCTTTCATCGCTTCTTTCAGTACCTGTGCAGCCTCCTGATAACGGAAATGATAACCTACCGATGTCAACAATCCAGACTTCTGTACCTGATCCAGCACCTGACGAGGAATATCCATGCCTGTACTCAGCGGTTTTTCCACCAGGAACGGGATACCCCGACGAACCAATTCAGCTTCAATCGATCCATGAGACATCGGAGGAACACAGATATAGACTGCATCCAGCTTTTCACCATCCAGCATATGTTCAAGTTCACCGTAGCCAACAGCATCATAGACGGAAGCCATAGCCTCCGCCTTTTCCAGCGTTGTTCCACAGACAGCTGCTACACGAACGCCTTCCATTCGTGCCAGAATATCTGCATGTACCTTGCTGAACCAACCTGTTCCAATGATTCCGATCTGTAAAGTCATAGATGTAAACCCCTCTCCTTGTTACACGCTTACATGTTCCATTCGACCCCCACATGCGAAATCCTGCATTAAATTTTGCCCGATGCTTCCAAGAGTAACTGATCCAGTTCATTCGCAAATCGTATCGCTTGCTCCTCACGCCAATCCAGGCGTTCAGCCATAAACTGAATCACTACTGCCTTATACTGACGGACTTCGTCAATGCGGAAAAACAGGTCTCCGGTGCGTCTCACAAAAAAGTCTGCAGGTGTCACAGCCATCTCCTCGTCAATGGCATAACGCAGCATCAGCAGCAGCTCCTGCGACATACCATGCAGCTCTGCCTTTGCCCGCGGGTCAGGCATCCGCTCGTACAGTGCGCCTACATTGGAACCATACACTCGGGCTAATCGTTCCGCAGTAGATCTGTCGAGCCCAAGTGCTACTCCATCCTTAATCTTGCGTTCTGCATACGCGCCAAATCCGGCGGAACCGCCAACATGACCTCCAGAGATTGGCATCTCTTTCGTTATACATGGTCCAACGGATTTCCCCGTCTCCTGCTCCAATTGGCGAGCAGTGAGATCAACAACCATCTCGGCCATTTTGCGGTACCCAGTTAATTTACCCCCGGCAATGGTGATCAACCCCGAAGGGGCTACCCACACTTCATCTTTGCGCGAAATTTCGGAAGGTCCTTTGCCTTCCTCATGAATCAACGGACGCACACCTGCCCAACCGGACTCCACATCCTCGGCTCGAATCCGAACGTCCGGGAACATGCCGTTGACGGCATCGATGACATAATTCCGGTCTGCCTCAGAGATTAACGGGTGTGCGGGATCATCTTCGAATACGGTATCTGTGGTTCCCACATAGGTTTTCCCATCCCGCGGGACAGCAAAGACCATTCGTCCATCCGGTGTATCAAAATATACAGCCTGCCTTAACGGGAAACGCGTACCGTCGAATACCAGATGAATACCTTTGGTCATCTGCAACGTTTTGCCCTGGCGAGACCCATCGATCTTGCGCAGCTCATCCACCCATGGACCGGAAGCATTAATCACCTTGGTTGCCCGCAAATCATAAGATTGACCGCTGATCTGGTCCACAGCCTGAATACCTGTAATAACCCCATTCTCCTTCAGGAATTTCGCTGCCTTCACATAGTTCACGGCCAGTGCACCGCGCTCTACCGCTTCCTTCATCACTTCAATGGTAAGCCGGGCATCGTCCGTTCGGTATTCCACATAACGTCCACCACCCAGCAGTCCTTCCTTGCGCAGCAAAGGCTCACTGTCTGAGACGGCGCCGGCATTTAACATTTGGCGTCGTTCACTACGCTTCACTCCGGCAAGCCGGTCATACACCATCAGGCCCATGGATGTGCTGAAGCGGCCAAAGGTACCCGCCGTATAGATGGGGAGCAGCATCGGTTCGGGTGTCGTCACATGCGGCCCATTCTGGTACACCACCGCTCGCTCCCGTCCCACCTCAGCCACCATTTTCACTTCAAACTGCTTCAGATACCGTAGACCGCCATGCACCAGTTTGGTCGAACGACTGGATGTGCCTGCTGCAAAATCCTGCATTTCCACCAGTGCTGTCTTTAATCCGCGGGAAGCTGCATCCAGCGCAATCCCGGCTCCCGTGATTCCCCCACCAATAATCAATATGTCAAAATGTGCATTCGCCATCCGATCCAGATATTCCGTACGCTTTTCCGCCGAGAACGATGTTGTCATTCTGATTCCTCCCATTGATTACCTCTGTTATACCCACAAAAGCACAAAAAAAAGACCACGTCATTCGCTTCAGCAATTGCTGAGCGGTACGTGGTCTCTCCCGATCTCCAGACATCATTTTTTTAACTTGTGACTTAATCCTATCACACAATTAAGGCGGCGTGAAGGCCTGAAATGACACATTATTCAAAAAAATTTCAAAAAGTTGTTCTGCCTGCGGATGGAATTTCAAGCTGATCCACTAATCATTTATTTTTCCTTATAGTGGGTATATGTTTTCTCTTCTCCAGGAAAATAACCCCTGTAAGTTATGCATCATTTTCCACCAATAAATATCATTTATTGTAGAACTTTAACGAAAAAGTACAAATGCCCATTCGAAATATAATCCACTCATTTGAAAACCATCGCTGCCTTCACTGCACGTTGCCACCCTGCATACAGTCCTGTACGCTCATCTTCAGCCATAACCGGATGGAAGACACGCTCCGTATTCTCGTGATTCGCCAATTCATCCGCGCTATTCCAATACCCTACTGCGAGTCCTGCCAGATAAGCCGCACCTAATGCCGTCGTTTCGTTCACATTGGGACGCTCCACAGGGATATTCAGAATATCACTCTGGAATTGCATCAGAAAATCATTGGCCGCTGCTCCCCCATCCACACGCAAGGCATTCACCGGAATACCTGAATCGGATTCCATTGCCGTCAGTACATCCTTGGTCTGATACGCCAGTGCTTCCAGGGTTGCACGGATAAAATGTTCTTTGGTGGTTCCTCGCGTCAAACCAAACACAGCTCCCTTAACTTCACTGTCCCAGTAAGGGCTGCCCAGACCCACAAATGCAGGCACCATATAAACGCCGTCTGTAGAGGGTACACGTGCCGCATAATCCTCACTGTCTTTTGAGGAACGAAGCATCCGTAAGCCGTCACGCAGCCACTGTACCGCCGAACCGGCAACAAAAATACTGCCTTCCAGCGCATACTCGATTTTACCATTAATGCCCCATGCAATAGTTGTAATCAGCCCGTGGTTGGACTGTACAGGTTGTTCTCCAGTATTCATAAGCATGAAACAGCCGGTGCCGTACGTATTTTTCATGCTTCCCTTTGTGTAACAGCCCTGACCGAATAATGCCGACTGCTGATCTCCTGCTGCTCCGGCAATCGGAATCCGATGACCAAAGAAATGGTAGTCAACCGTGTGTGCGTACACCTCGGATGAACCGCGCACTTCCGGCAGCATCGCTTTGGGAATGTCCAAAATTTGCAGCAATTCATCATCCCATTGCAGATCATAGATGTTGTACATTAAGGTGCGAGAAGCATTAGATACATCGGTGACATGAGTACCACCGCTCAGCTTCCAGATCAGCCAACTGTCGATCGTACCAAACAGAAGCTCACCCTTCTCTGCACGCTCCCGGGCACCAGGCACATGATCCAGAATCCACTTTACCTTGGTTCCCGAGAAGTAAGGGTCAATGAGTAGACCCGTTTTGCGATGAAATAGGTCACCCAGACCCTTCGCCTTCAACTTATCACAAATTCCAGCCGTTTGTCTGGACTGCCAGACTACTGCATTATAGATGGGCCGGCCCGTTTCTTTGTCCCATACCACAACCGTTTCCCGCTGGTTTGTAATGCCGATGCCGGCAATCTGGATCGGCTTGATTCCACTTTCGGCCAGACACGAAGCCATCACTGCCAGAATGGAGCTCCAAATTTCATTGGCGTTCTGCTCCACCCAGCCCGGCTTGGGAAAGTACTGTGGAAATTCCTGCTGTGCAATATGCACAATCTCACCGCTCCGGTTAAACAGAATAGCCCGGGAACTCGTCGTCCCCTGATCTAGGGCCAGTATATATTTTTCCATACAGACAACCTCCTGTTGTGGGATTACTGCTTATATTCTGTATGCGATTTCTTGTAGTGCCGAATCAGGTCCACGTTGGAAGTGGTTACTGCAGTAGCTCCGGCTTCCAGCGCCAGTTCAACCTCTTCCGTTGAGCGGATCAACCCACCTGCAATAATGGGTATACCTGTCCGTATGGATACTTCTGCAATAATATGCGGGATAACACCGGGCAGTACTTCAATATAATCCGGTTGGGTCTTGGACAGCAAAAGATAACTTTTCTCCAGCGCATTTGTATCCAGCAGAAAAACGCGCTGAATGGCTGTAATCCCTTTCTGTTTCGCCTTCTGAATTACACTGGCTCGCGTCGAAATCAGTCCTGCCGGACGAATATGCTGGCATAAATACTCTGCGGCATATTCATCGTTCTTCAGCCCCTGCACCAGATCGGCATGCAGTACTATTTTTTTACCACGTCGCCGTGCTTCTTCCAGCAGACTATGAAGCTGCGCAATATGCGTATCCAGCATAACCCCATAGGTGTAAGGGCCTTCAATCATTGCTTCAAACTGCTTCATGCTCTTGGCAGCCGGTAACACATACTGTCCCTCAAATGGCACCTTCGTTCCTCCCGCATAAATCAGATGCCTATATTGTATAGTTCGTATGGTATGAACGGCAAGCAAAGTCAGGACCGTCAGATTAATTCTTGGCGTGAGACGGGACCGTTCCATTCTCTAAACTTAAAAAAGCTGTTCATGTATACCCCAGAAGGAGCATACACAAACAGCTTAAATTGTCCTGTCTATTGGACAGAATGGCAAACAGGCTTTATGTCAAAATCATATTGAACGATCGATCGGGATCGGGATCAACCTTTTAGGCTTGGGCGTGTGGAAGCAAGGTCTCTTCGCCAGCCCATGCATCATTTTCTGCCAAGTGACCAGAACGGCTCACTTTGGTCTGCAAATATTTTTCGTTAAAGGACGAGCGATCTCCCCACAGTGGCACACGTCCACCTACATTCAGTCCCGCTTCCTGCAAAGCAGCAAGCTTGCGTGGATTGTTCGTGATCAATGTAACAGGAGCTGAACGAAGCGCACGCAATACGGCAATGGCATCATCATAATTACGCGCATCGTCTGTGAACCCAAGTTGCAGGTTAGCGTCAACGGTATCCAGACCTTCCTCTTGCAACAGGTATGCCATCGCTTTGCTGAACAGACCGATGCCACGGCCCTCATGATTCGCCAGATAAAAGAGTGCTCCTGCTCCATGGGCAGCAATCATCTTCATCGATTGCTCCAGTTGGAAGCCGCAGTCACAACGTTTGCTGCCAAAGATGTCACCTGTATGACAGATGCTGTGCATCCGAATCAGTGCTTCCTGTGCTTCGGCAAAATCACCGTACACTAATACGCTGGATTGCTGACGTTCAGCCAGTTCGGCAGTAGCGAGAGATTCAATCAGCTCGCCGCTTTCCATAGCTTTCTCCGATTTCATCCAGCTGTACCACTGGAAGGTGTGTGTCTCTCCATCAAGGTTCACCGGAAGCTTAATCGGCCCAACGAGGTAAATGAATTCTTTTCCACTCGGAAAAGTCTGGATTTTGGGGGCAAGCAGTTGAATAATATGTGAATTAATCATTAGTAAGTTCCTCCTGTTAAGCCATCTTGGTTATGAATTGATTCGCATCCAGACGGAAAATGGATCACTGGATTGCATATCATACGTATCTATATTATTGTCATCATCATTAGTTACTTTATGTAAGCAAGTTTAAAATAAAAATTATGTTGTGTCAAGTAACTTTTGTTTCTAAAGTAACTAATAAATTTATGATACGCAACCGACACAAATTTGTGTTTCATTTCAGGAATATTGGGTATGAGTTTATAAACTGCTCATACACTTATGTTGTAGTCCATCGCACTTCATGCCTCGAACTTAACGATGAGGGGGTTATCACATGATCCGCCGGAAAAGAACATGCTGGACAGCCATTCTGCTAGTCTGTGTCATGCTGGTGAGCGGATGCTCCATATGGCCGGGACAGAACGATTCATCGAGCAATAAAAAGGTAGCGCTTACATTATGGTACTGGAACCGTTCCATCGATGATAAGCTGATTGCCAAGGCCAAGGAAAAGTTCCCCAATATTGAACTGACCGCCCAGAAAATCGGTGGTGATTTCAAAGCAAAACTCAAAACGACACTCGCTGCGCGCTCAGGTGAGCCGGACATTGTCGCATTGAACGATTGGATCATGGAGCTCTTTCCCAGCGAGGACCGTTTCTATAATCTGTATGATCTCGGCGCAGGTGACGTCGAAGACCAATATCTGGATTGGAAATGGAAGCAAGGCGTTACACCAGGTGGACAAATGATCGGTTTCCCTATGGATACGGGACCGACAGCCCTCTTCTACCGTGCAGATCTATTTAAAGAGGCCGGATTGCCTTCCGAGCCTGAAGAAGTGGCTCGTCAGATCAACAACTGGGATGCCTATTCTGCTGCAGGAGAAAAGATCAAGGAGAAGTTCGGAGGCAAGGTATTTCTAACCGACAATATTGGAACCGTTTACAATCAAGTGTTATCGCAAGGAACCGAACGGTATTTCCGTCCTGACGGCTCGTTTATCGGCATGGATTCTCCACTCGTCAAGCAGAGCTGGGATACCGCCGTATCCTTCAAGCAAAAAGGGCTGCTCGCTAATGCCGACGGCTGGACCCCGGGCTGGAACGCAGCGATGAATAATGGTGAGATTGCTTCCTTTGTGGGAGCCGTCTGGATGAAGCAGGTACTGCAGGAAGCCGCGCCGGATACATCTGGCAAGTGGCGAGTCACTCGCGCTCCTGGTGGAGACGGCAATAACGGTGGATCATTCCTGTCCATTTTGAAGTCGAGCAAACACCCAAAAGAAGCGTTCGAAGTCATCCAGTGGCTGCAAAGCCCGGATAATCAGCTTGAACAATATAAGACGTTGAACCTGTTTCCTTCGGCACCTGGTGTGTTCGATACACCGGCGATGAAAGAAGAAGAACCCTTCTTCGGCGGACAGGCAACTGGGCCTGTATTTGCCGAATCGGCACAGCATGTGCCCGAGGCTTTCTTTGGCGAACGATACCCTTCGGTGCACAACATCATTACTCGGCGGCTGAATGATATTGCGAAGCAAAATGCCAACCCGGAGCAGGTCTGGCCTGATACGGTTCACCGTGTTGAGCGGGAGTTACAGCGTTAATTCAAACACTCTTATGAGATGGCAATCCGCAAAGGAGGAATTCATATGGCTGTAACCGAACCTCGCCTCACTCCGGATCCCGGAAAGGTAAGTCCGGATTTGGATCGGCAGAAATCACTCTTGTCCCGGATGTGGGAACAACGTGCACTCTATGTGGCGATCTCCCCGTTTTACATTCTGTTTGCCGTGTTTGGACTGTTTCCGATCGGTTTTTCCTTATATCTGGCCTTCCACAAATGGGATGGCATTGGTGTGATGACCTATAACGGACTAAACAACTTTAAATATATGCTGACCGATGCAGAATTCTGGCAAGCGGTGGGCAATACGTTCATGATCTGGATATACGCGACCATCCCGATGTTGTTCTTTGCCCTGATCATTGCGTTTCTGCTGCATGCACCGTTTGTGAAGTTCCGTACGCTGTTTCGCGTGGGATATTTCCTGCCGAACGTGACGTCCATCGTGGCCGTCGCCATTATCTTCGGTGCCCTATTTGCCAACAACTACGGATTTCTTAACTATCTGCTCCAGTCCGTAGGACTTCCAGTGGTGGAGTGGCTGAACGCGCCATGGGGCATCAAAGTGGCAATCTCCTCCATGGTGGTCTGGCGCTGGACAGGATACAACGCAGTCATCTATCTGGCCGGACTTCAGAGCATCCCGCAGACATTGTACGAGGCAGCCAAGATTGACGGCGCATCCGGGATACAGTCTTTTTTCCGAATTACGATTCCGATGCTGCGTCCAGTCATTCTGTTCACTGTAATCACATCAACAATCGGCGGTATGCAGCTATTCA
This window of the Paenibacillus marchantiae genome carries:
- a CDS encoding DoxX family protein, with the protein product MNKGLRILGYIALVVLAGVFVMAGVNKVSGAEMMVKTFEGFSYPTWTMYLIGAVELLSAVGLLIPRTRILASGVLTFILIGAVGSHLIYGQYTAVPFPAVLLVANIVVLIMGMRKLEAEEMDMDLVQV
- the cidR gene encoding cidABC operon transcriptional activator CidR → MDIRHLQYFLEVARQQSFTKAAEVLFITQPTISKTVKSLEDELGVTLLDRYGKKVALTDAGHVFFRQALEIEKSFRSLSSELDDLMNLKKGHLRIGLPPMIGSSFFPMIIGEFHKAYPQVTIQLFEDGAKKVEADVISGALDIGVSVLPTVDELVDHFVFVEEKLNLIVHPSHPLAGKESIALRELEHDAFVLFREDFALHDRIIAACQHAGFQPRVVYESSQWDLLSAMVAANLGVALLPETICREVDHMRVRIIPVMEPVIPWQLGMIWRKDRYLSFATREWISFTQSMLSE
- a CDS encoding CidB/LrgB family autolysis modulator, whose amino-acid sequence is MIGFLCLLLTVGIYLVAKRMYRNLPKVYLSPLLITPLLVVGVLLATGTDYAAYSSGGKWLSLLLQPATVAFAIPLYTFFHVLKKHISEIVFSVMTGSVVAVLSSALLAKWLRLDSGLIHSLIPRSITTPIAMNVSATIGGIPAVTAVFVIMTGLLGAIMGPSIVKMLRIDGEIARGTLLGTGAHGTGTSKAFELSSLTGTISSISMVLAALFTLAVAPVLSKLIFP
- a CDS encoding winged helix-turn-helix transcriptional regulator, producing MDIIGKKWVLLIMYQLLSGPKRFTELEAEMAISGRLLSERLKEMEMEGIVTRHMYPEIPPRVEYELTPKGRAIEPVINQIYNWSSDWLKQQQSTK
- a CDS encoding CidA/LrgA family protein; the protein is MKKWGLGILQVALLMAFSLLMDQLARALHLPVPGSILGMIVLFILLQTRVVKLRWIEIGAAWLLGELLLFFIPSAVGIMNYMPMLEQDGLQILFIVLLSTFLVMACTGLVATRIAKRKERHTG
- a CDS encoding AbrB/MazE/SpoVT family DNA-binding domain-containing protein, with the protein product MKRTGMKRSLDRLGRIVLPKEMRDTMEIHIGDPLEFFIEGKELILRKYKSTLCIFCGDVDTEMYFKEQFICRTCAIQLKHPDDTPDWFVPPNKQAPAPVERPATESATVSSPAWEEGTTAANHEYPDLRPKTARMLQQMKEIVEQNPGLAQQQIAEKLGISQGRVSQLKKLL
- a CDS encoding Gfo/Idh/MocA family protein gives rise to the protein MTLQIGIIGTGWFSKVHADILARMEGVRVAAVCGTTLEKAEAMASVYDAVGYGELEHMLDGEKLDAVYICVPPMSHGSIEAELVRRGIPFLVEKPLSTGMDIPRQVLDQVQKSGLLTSVGYHFRYQEAAQVLKEAMKEQTVGMALGRWMGGMPGVAWWRRQEGSGGQFVEQTTHIVDLLRYCAGEVTEVYAAAAQRCMHEKHEHVTVADVANVTLKLESGAIASIANTCLLPDGEGGAGLQFYTDAGVWDWTPERLLLPSAAPHAMAGLEIPAGHNPYERENEAFIHALRTGDRSRILSDYADACRTQEITTAALVSADSGLPIQLQRSKHLSH